CGTTCAAGATATTCGAAATGGATTGGAGGTAAAACTCCTACATTTGAGAAAAATCCTATTATTTCTTTAATTGGTTTTTCTCATCCGTTATTGATTTGGGAACATAAGAAAAAAGGAGCTCCTCCCCCGGTGGCTGTCGATTTTCATATAAATAGAAATGTTAAGGTTGTAGCTATTACGGGTCCAAATACTGGAGGTAAAACGGCAGCTTTAAAAGGTTTGGGTTTGTCTTTACTTATGGCTAGAGCAGGATTATTGATACCCTCAACTAATAATCCTATTATCCCTTTTTGTCCAAATATATATGTGGATATAGGAGATAATCAATCATTAGAAGAAAATTTATCTACCTTCAGTGGGCATATATCCCGCATAAAAGAGATATTAGATTCACTTGATAATAAGAAAGGATTATCAGTTGTTTTGTTAGATGAAATTGGATCTGGTACAGACCCTCTTGAAGGAAGTGCTCTTGCGATGGCTTTATTAAAAGAATTTGCAAATAAATCTGATATCACTTTAGCAACTACACATTATGGAGATATTAAGGCTTTAAAATATAATGACTCGAGATTTGAAAACGTATCGGTTGCCTTTGATGAGGATTCTTTGAAGCCTAAATATATACTCAACTGGGGTATTCCTGGGAGAAGTAATGCTTTATCAATTTCAAAGAGAATTGGTCTCGATGAAAAAATACTCAATGAAGCTGCAAATTATCTAAAGCCAAAAGAAGTTGATAATATTAACAGTATTATTAAAGGACTTGAGGAAGAGAGGATTAAACAACAAAATTCTGCAGAAGCTGCTGCAGAACTGATTGCAAGGACTGAAATATTACATGATGAACTGAAGAAAAATTATGAATTTCAAAAAATAAATGCTGAAAAAATCCAGGAAATTGAAAGGTCAAAATTATCAAAACATATTGTATCGGCTAAAAAAGAGGTAATAGATTTGATTAAAAAATTAAGAGATAAAAATGTTAATGGAGAGGATACAAGAATTATTGGAGAAAGATTAAAGGAAATTGAGACAGAACATTTAACCCAAAAAAAATTTGAAAAGTCAATATCATGGAATCCTCAGGTAGGCGATTTTGTAAAAATTAAAAGCCTAAATAGTACTGGACAAATTGTAGATTTAGATAAAAAGGGTGGTTTTTACGAAGTTAAGTGTGGTTCATTCAGAAGCATATTATCTGTAAATGACTTTGAAGGTATCAATGGAGAAAAGCCTAATTTTCAAAGGTCAAAAATTGAGATTAAGTCTACAAGAGAAGACTTTTCTTTTTCTAAAATTAGAACGAGTAAAAATACAATTGACGTAAGAGGGTTAAGAGTTCATGAAGCCGAAATAATTATTGAGGAGAAAATTAGAAAATTTCATGGACCGCTATGGATTGTTCATGGAATTGGAACAGGGAAATTAAAAAAAGGACTAAGAAATTGGTTATCAGGTTTAAATTATGTTGATAAGATTGAAGATGCAGCCAACAACGAGGGTGGACCTGGTTGCAGTATTGCGTGGATAAAATAAAATTTAAAATATCTAGAAAACAATTTAATAAGCGTATTAAGTGCAATTTATTGATCAAGCAAACATTATTCTTAAAGCTGGAAAAGGTGGAAATGGAATAGTTTCATTTAGAAGAGAAAAGTTCGTTCCTGCTGGAGGACCTTCGGGGGGGAATGGTGGCAGAGGGGGTTCAGTTATTTTGATGGCTGATAATAATCTTCAAACATTATTAGATTTCAAATTCAAACGTGAAATAATTGCTGAAGATGGATTCAAAGGAGGTCCTAATAAGAGATCAGGTGCTTCAGGTGAGGATAGAATCCTTAAAGTTCCCTGCGGTACTGAAATAAAGGATATTAAAACCGGCATTATTTTAGGAGACTTAACTAAAGATAAACAAAGTTTAACTATTGCCATTGGAGGAAGAGGTGGTCATGGTAATGCTTACTATTTAAGTAATCAAAATAGAGCCCCAGAATCATTCACTGAAGGAAAAGATGGTGAGATATGGGAGGTTCAATTAGAGCTAAAACTTCTTGCAGAGGTTGGGATTATAGGCCTTCCAAATGCGGGGAAAAGCACTTTGATTTCCGTTGTGTCATCTGCTCGTCCAAAAATCGCAAATTATCCTTTCACGACTCTAATACCCAACTTAGGTGTAGTAAGAAAAAGTGATGGAAATGGTTGCCTTTTTGCGGATATTCCTGGATTAATATCAGGTGCAGCTGATGGAGTAGGTTTAGGTCATGATTTTTTAAGACACATCCAAAGAACGAAGATACTTGTTCACTTAATTGATGTAATTGCAGAAAATCCTTTACATGATTTTGAGATTATTGAGCAGGAATTAAAAAAATATGGGAAAGGTCTTTTAGATAAAGAGAGGATAATAGTGTTAAATAAGATGGAGCTGGTAGGTGATGATTATTTGAAAACAATTACAAAAAAGTTAGAAGATTTATCAAAAAAGAAAGTTTTAGTTATTTCTTCATCTTTAAAAAAAGGTTTATCCTCACTGCTTTCTGAAGTTTGGAAGAGGATCTAACTTAAATTAAAAATTTTTTTGTAAATAAATACACTTGATTTAATAATGAAAATTAGCCATAAATAAGATAATTCTTTAAAGTAAATATGAATTTCTACAGTTGTTTTGATAAACAAGGAAAAATAATAGCTAGATGTCAAACCATGCAAGATATTGAGGTTCTTAAGAAAATGGGAAGACCGATTGTAGAAGTTAAGGAAATGAAAAACGAAGAGTCTGTGGTATGTTCTCTCACAGGTAGCCCATCAGATTTTAATATGGATTACTAAAAGAATTCAAAAACTAAAAAAAGGGCTCAAAAAGCCCTTTTTTTATGCTTTATCTAATAATTAAGAAAATTTAATCATCATAAACAAGGCATTCTGGTTCGTCTGGGTTGGCGTCACAAAATAATTCCAAAGCATTAGGGTCATGTTTATCTTCTGGATGA
This region of Prochlorococcus sp. MIT 0604 genomic DNA includes:
- a CDS encoding endonuclease MutS2; its protein translation is MQEKSFSKKLYSDNTLEEESINLLEWDSLKTHLSSFASTKMGKRSILGFGIPSEYESSKRLLKETVEINELENNLDKSISFSGVFDISRNIEICSKGGVISSSELLEIAKTIAAARILKKILLDFEQRPYISSFTKNLIDHQNIERIFKKGIESNGRISDNASNELSILRKELLSKKLERKILVEKFIQKNLAYLQDTTIGDRYGRPVLAVKVNYVDRFKGIIHDSSSSGNTVYFEPDSVVTKGNKIASLEARITAEEFKLLKKWSQVVSDNSENLIEMASILLRLENAQTRSRYSKWIGGKTPTFEKNPIISLIGFSHPLLIWEHKKKGAPPPVAVDFHINRNVKVVAITGPNTGGKTAALKGLGLSLLMARAGLLIPSTNNPIIPFCPNIYVDIGDNQSLEENLSTFSGHISRIKEILDSLDNKKGLSVVLLDEIGSGTDPLEGSALAMALLKEFANKSDITLATTHYGDIKALKYNDSRFENVSVAFDEDSLKPKYILNWGIPGRSNALSISKRIGLDEKILNEAANYLKPKEVDNINSIIKGLEEERIKQQNSAEAAAELIARTEILHDELKKNYEFQKINAEKIQEIERSKLSKHIVSAKKEVIDLIKKLRDKNVNGEDTRIIGERLKEIETEHLTQKKFEKSISWNPQVGDFVKIKSLNSTGQIVDLDKKGGFYEVKCGSFRSILSVNDFEGINGEKPNFQRSKIEIKSTREDFSFSKIRTSKNTIDVRGLRVHEAEIIIEEKIRKFHGPLWIVHGIGTGKLKKGLRNWLSGLNYVDKIEDAANNEGGPGCSIAWIK
- the cgtA gene encoding Obg family GTPase CgtA, with protein sequence MQFIDQANIILKAGKGGNGIVSFRREKFVPAGGPSGGNGGRGGSVILMADNNLQTLLDFKFKREIIAEDGFKGGPNKRSGASGEDRILKVPCGTEIKDIKTGIILGDLTKDKQSLTIAIGGRGGHGNAYYLSNQNRAPESFTEGKDGEIWEVQLELKLLAEVGIIGLPNAGKSTLISVVSSARPKIANYPFTTLIPNLGVVRKSDGNGCLFADIPGLISGAADGVGLGHDFLRHIQRTKILVHLIDVIAENPLHDFEIIEQELKKYGKGLLDKERIIVLNKMELVGDDYLKTITKKLEDLSKKKVLVISSSLKKGLSSLLSEVWKRI